One Amorphoplanes digitatis genomic window carries:
- a CDS encoding sensor histidine kinase, whose translation MATRREDVGEHHVIGLPLFGVLAQSQAVEVAPGHTQQLGLSAAVRAHVSKAVRGAGHIRKLTAGRPDARIEVGATRLEGEEVFFVRDNGAGFSMRDFDRLFQPFQRLHAAGDFAGHGIGLSIVHRVLSRHGGRIWADSTPGAGATFFFTLTDRHAEPQP comes from the coding sequence GTGGCAACCCGTCGGGAAGATGTCGGCGAGCATCACGTAATCGGTCTGCCGCTGTTCGGCGTCCTCGCCCAGTCGCAGGCAGTTGAAGTCGCCCCAGGGCACACGCAGCAGCTCGGCCTGTCCGCCGCCGTACGGGCCCATGTCAGCAAAGCCGTACGCGGCGCCGGCCATATTCGGAAACTCACCGCCGGGCGTCCTGACGCCCGGATCGAGGTCGGGGCCACGCGCCTGGAAGGCGAAGAGGTCTTCTTCGTGCGCGACAACGGTGCCGGTTTCAGCATGCGCGACTTCGACCGGCTCTTCCAACCGTTCCAGCGACTGCACGCCGCCGGCGACTTCGCCGGCCACGGCATCGGCTTGTCGATCGTCCACCGCGTCCTGAGCCGGCACGGCGGCCGCATCTGGGCCGACAGCACCCCCGGGGCGGGCGCCACCTTCTTCTTCACCCTGACCGACAGGCACGCGGAGCCGCAACCATGA
- a CDS encoding response regulator: MMDRPRILCLDDESSVLDGLRRTLHSSYDVVTTTEPREALALLAEKPDDPFAVIISDMRMPSMTGINVLEQAQQLAPDTTRVLLTGDADVQGAIGAINRGNVFRFILKPCPPEPLMSAIAAADQQHRLVRAERELLQDTLKGCVDALMDTLAMAQPALFSRAGRLRRIVQDVCAQLGMPDAWQVEMAAQLGEIGAITLPPTALDALQNGTPADAAEAEMLEALPRLADSVLARIPRLDAVREIIRQQLPTDRNPITPMRPDASAGARLLQAVREYDVLVHRGTDPNVAIRMLTFRKVHTPVVVAALANVADLRQTSETVREVTIDELLIGHELADDLHTAKGLLLVSRGQVITERLLVRVRNFHESMGLQGRILVTDEIHVDP, from the coding sequence ATGATGGACCGGCCACGCATCCTGTGCCTCGACGACGAGTCATCCGTCCTCGACGGGCTCCGGCGCACCCTCCACAGCAGCTACGACGTCGTCACGACCACGGAACCGCGGGAGGCTCTCGCCTTGCTCGCCGAGAAGCCGGACGACCCGTTCGCCGTGATCATCTCCGACATGCGCATGCCGAGCATGACCGGCATCAACGTCCTCGAACAGGCCCAGCAGTTGGCACCGGACACGACACGAGTACTGCTGACCGGGGACGCAGACGTCCAGGGTGCGATCGGCGCCATCAACCGCGGCAACGTCTTCCGCTTCATCCTCAAGCCGTGCCCGCCGGAACCCTTGATGTCCGCGATCGCCGCCGCCGACCAGCAACACCGGCTGGTCCGCGCCGAACGCGAACTCCTGCAGGACACCCTCAAGGGTTGCGTCGACGCCCTGATGGACACCCTGGCCATGGCTCAGCCAGCGCTGTTCAGTCGGGCCGGCCGGTTGCGCCGCATCGTGCAGGACGTCTGCGCCCAGCTCGGCATGCCCGACGCGTGGCAGGTCGAGATGGCCGCGCAACTGGGTGAGATCGGCGCCATCACGCTGCCGCCCACCGCGTTGGACGCCCTGCAGAACGGCACGCCGGCCGACGCCGCCGAGGCGGAGATGCTCGAAGCCCTCCCGAGGCTCGCCGACAGCGTCCTGGCCCGCATCCCCCGGCTGGACGCGGTCCGCGAGATCATCCGCCAGCAGCTGCCGACCGACCGGAACCCGATCACACCGATGCGCCCCGACGCGTCCGCCGGGGCGCGCCTGCTGCAGGCGGTGCGGGAATACGACGTTCTCGTCCATCGGGGCACGGACCCCAACGTCGCCATCAGGATGCTGACCTTCCGCAAGGTCCATACACCCGTCGTCGTCGCCGCGCTCGCGAACGTCGCCGACTTGCGCCAGACCAGCGAGACGGTGCGCGAGGTTACGATCGACGAGCTGCTCATCGGCCACGAGCTGGCCGACGATCTGCACACCGCCAAGGGGCTGCTGCTGGTCTCGCGGGGGCAGGTCATCACCGAACGACTCCTGGTCCGGGTACGCAACTTCCACGAGTCCATGGGTTTGCAGGGACGGATTCTCGTCACCGACGAGATCCACGTCGACCCCTGA
- a CDS encoding ATP-binding protein codes for MTYRSRLGEGGPARPGPANAGQEVLLHRCFTESSVTSLRHAVSAAVSAAGLSVELAEDFVMALHELVTNAVRHGGGTGTLELRQQADVLTCEIVDHGGPADGLPVRLSPTDLPGGRGLWLAHQLTGSLMLTQRPDGVTASVSACVTASPAVPSPATTTDAVTGPSPSEDT; via the coding sequence ATGACGTACAGGTCTCGGCTCGGCGAGGGCGGCCCGGCGAGACCTGGGCCGGCGAACGCGGGGCAGGAGGTACTGCTGCACCGGTGTTTCACGGAGTCGAGCGTTACCTCGCTGCGGCATGCGGTGAGCGCCGCGGTGAGCGCGGCCGGGCTGTCCGTCGAGCTCGCCGAAGACTTCGTCATGGCGTTGCACGAGCTGGTCACCAACGCGGTGCGCCACGGCGGCGGCACCGGCACGCTCGAGCTGCGCCAGCAGGCCGATGTCCTGACGTGCGAGATCGTCGACCACGGAGGCCCGGCCGACGGTCTGCCGGTGCGACTGTCGCCGACAGACCTGCCCGGCGGGCGGGGCCTGTGGCTGGCGCACCAACTCACCGGATCTCTCATGCTGACCCAACGCCCCGACGGCGTCACCGCATCGGTCAGCGCCTGCGTGACGGCGTCGCCGGCCGTGCCGTCGCCTGCAACGACGACCGATGCCGTCACCGGTCCGTCCCCCAGCGAGGACACATGA
- a CDS encoding MerR family transcriptional regulator, protein MAQPDDMFGDDDFPAYTMGRAAEITGASQDFLRRLDEAKLITPTRSAGGHRRYSRYQLRLAARAREMVEQGTALEAACRIIILEDQLEEALQHNQDLQRRRPADSA, encoded by the coding sequence ATGGCCCAACCCGACGACATGTTCGGCGACGACGACTTCCCCGCCTACACGATGGGCCGCGCCGCGGAGATCACCGGCGCATCGCAGGACTTCCTGCGCCGCCTCGACGAGGCGAAACTGATCACCCCGACCCGGTCAGCCGGCGGGCACCGCCGCTACTCCCGCTACCAGCTGCGCCTCGCCGCCCGGGCCCGAGAGATGGTCGAGCAAGGCACCGCCCTGGAAGCCGCCTGCCGGATCATCATCCTCGAAGACCAGCTCGAAGAAGCCCTCCAGCACAATCAGGACCTCCAGCGCCGACGGCCGGCGGACTCTGCCTGA